A stretch of Bacillus horti DNA encodes these proteins:
- a CDS encoding HRDC domain-containing protein → MKKSKIFDTLKLLRKELALENGVPAYMICGDQVLRSIVTQKPEDAEQLIMVNGIGEKFVEKYGDEFLNALNESVEIDNERQEENVG, encoded by the coding sequence TTGAAGAAGAGCAAGATATTTGATACGCTTAAGCTTCTAAGAAAGGAACTTGCCCTAGAAAACGGTGTTCCGGCCTACATGATTTGTGGGGATCAAGTGCTAAGATCCATCGTAACCCAAAAACCAGAGGATGCTGAACAGCTTATTATGGTGAATGGAATTGGGGAAAAGTTTGTTGAGAAGTATGGAGACGAATTTCTTAATGCTTTAAATGAATCTGTTGAAATAGATAATGAACGACAAGAAGAGAATGTAGGGTAA
- a CDS encoding CoxG family protein has translation MPSGTYTTTIPMPVHKVWSFVKDVNNWAPLVPGYQGHEQIDENTFNWTFKVDVGFFKREVQLQIKFTDWQELTKISYNLNGITDQFSGEGYFEFKAKGQDSTQLEGYLELTAKGAMASMINSFLKSAVPQMVEELSKEIAEKIKEQEQR, from the coding sequence ATGCCTAGTGGTACGTATACAACGACCATACCAATGCCAGTACACAAGGTGTGGAGCTTTGTTAAAGATGTGAATAATTGGGCTCCTTTAGTTCCAGGCTATCAAGGTCATGAACAAATTGACGAAAACACATTTAATTGGACATTCAAGGTAGATGTAGGCTTCTTCAAACGAGAGGTACAGCTACAGATAAAGTTTACAGATTGGCAGGAGCTAACAAAGATCAGCTATAATCTGAATGGGATAACGGATCAGTTCTCAGGTGAAGGCTATTTTGAATTTAAGGCTAAGGGGCAAGATTCCACTCAATTAGAGGGTTATTTAGAGCTAACAGCCAAAGGAGCGATGGCTTCCATGATCAATTCCTTTCTAAAGTCTGCTGTGCCTCAAATGGTGGAGGAGCTAAGCAAGGAAATAGCGGAAAAGATTAAGGAGCAAGAGCAGAGATAA